From Ananas comosus cultivar F153 linkage group 8, ASM154086v1, whole genome shotgun sequence, one genomic window encodes:
- the LOC109713815 gene encoding 4-coumarate--CoA ligase-like 4 isoform X1, with the protein MAYPEKKKGSEWEVDPRSGFCAANATFYSKRRPVALPAEPDLDVTTFLTSRRHSGTTALIDAATGRRVSFPELWRSVAAVASSLRAPPLSLRKGLVVLLLSPNSIHFPVVALAAMSLGAVITTTNPVNTPAEIARQVADAAPAVAFAPRALVPKLPARPDLPIVLLDDSRLAAAADDDDDDPRILCTIADMLAADPDPIPHPMMEPVRQDDPATLLYSSGTTGASKGVVATHRNLISMVQIIISRFNPDEPETFLCTIPMFHVYGLVAFSTGLLGAGSTIVVLPKFEMGEMLRAIEAYGVTYLPLVPPILVAMLGVGSGKLRLGRVRRIHSSGAPLSREVIEGFRDKYPGIEILQAYGLTETTALGASTDSPEECRRYGSAGLLAPNTEARVVDPDTGKPLPVNRTGELWIRGPYVMKGYFKNEEATRSTLDSEGWLRTGDLCYIDEDGYLFVVDRLKELIKYKGYQVPPAELEALLLTHPDIVDAAVIPFPDKAAGQVPMAYVVRKDGSQLSENEVMKFVEKQVAPYKKIRKVAFVSNIPKSASGKILRKDLIKLATASKL; encoded by the exons ATGGCGTAcccggagaagaagaagggatcGGAATGGGAGGTGGATCCGCGCAGTGGGTTCTGCGCGGCGAACGCGACCTTCTATAGCAAGCGACGGCCCGTGGCGCTCCCCGCGGAGCCCGACCTCGACGTGACCACGTTCCTCACGTCGCGGCGCCACTCGGGGACCACCGCGCTCATCGACGCCGCCACGGGGCGCCGCGTCTCCTTCCCGGAGCTCTGGCGCTCCGTCGCCGCCGTGGCCTCGTCCCTCCGCGCCCCGCCCCTCTCCCTCCGCAAGggcctcgtcgtcctcctcctctcccccaacTCCATCCACTTCCCCGTCGTCGCCCTCGCCGCCATGTCCCTCGGCGCCGTGATCACCACCACCAACCCCGTCAACACCCCCGCCGAGATCGCCAGGCAGGTCGCCGACGCCGCCCCCGCCGTCGCCTTCGCCCCACGCGCCCTCGTCCCCAAGCTCCCCGCGCGCCCCGACCTCCCCATCGTCCTCCTCGACGACtcccgcctcgccgccgccgccgacgacgacgacgacgatccccGGATCCTCTGCACCATCGCCGACATGCTCGCCGCCGATCCCGACCCCATTCCCCACCCGATGATGGAGCCCGTGCGCCAGGACGACCCCGCGACGCTGCTCTACTCCTCGGGGACGACGGGGGCGAGCAAGGGGGTG GTCGCCACCCACCGCAACCTCATCTCCATGGTCCAGATCATCATCAGCCGGTTCAACCCCGACGAACCGGAGACCTTCCTCTGCACGATCCCGATGTTCCACGTCTACGGCCTCGTCGCGTTCTCCACGGGGCTTCTGGGGGCGGGATCCACCATCGTCGTGCTCCCCAAGTTCGAGATGGGGGAGATGCTGCGCGCGATCGAGGCCTACGGGGTGACGTACCTCCCGCTGGTGCCGCCGATCCTGGTGGCGATGCTGGGGGTCGGGAGCGGGAAGCTGCGGCTGGGGCGGGTGCGGAGGATACACTCGTCGGGTGCGCCGCTGAGCAGGGAGGTGATCGAGGGGTTCAGGGACAAGTACCCCGGGATCGAGATTCTGCAGGCGTACGGCCTCACGGAGACCACGGCGCTCGGCGCCTCCACCGACTCGCCCGAGGAATGCCGGAGGTACGGCTCGGCGGGGCTGCTGGCGCCCAACACCGAGGCGCGGGTCGTCGATCCCGACACCGGCAAGCCCCTCCCCGTCAACCGCACCGGCGAGCTCTGGATCCGCGGGCCCTACGTCATGAAAG GGTATTTCAAGAACGAGGAGGCCACGCGCTCGACTTTGGACTCGGAGGGGTGGCTAAGAACAGGAGATCTCTGCTACATAGACGAGGACGGGTACCTCTTCGTGGTGGATCGGCTCAAGGAGCTGATCAAGTACAAAGGCTATCAG GTGCCTCCTGCGGAGTTGGAGGCATTGTTGCTAACTCACCCTGACATTGTCGACGCCGCTGTTATACC GTTCCCAGATAAGGCGGCGGGGCAGGTTCCGATGGCGTATGTGGTGCGGAAGGACGGGAGCCAATTGTCCGAGAATGAGGTGATGAAGTTTGTGGAGAAGCAG GTGGCGCCCTACAAGAAGATTCGAAAAGTGGCCTTTGTATCGAACATTCCGAAGAGCGCATCGGGGAAGATTCTGAGAAAGGATCTCATCAAGCTGGCCACTGCCTCCAAACTCTAA
- the LOC109713815 gene encoding 4-coumarate--CoA ligase-like 4 isoform X2 has product MAYPEKKKGSEWEVDPRSGFCAANATFYSKRRPVALPAEPDLDVTTFLTSRRHSGTTALIDAATGRRVSFPELWRSVAAVASSLRAPPLSLRKGLVVLLLSPNSIHFPVVALAAMSLGAVITTTNPVNTPAEIARQVADAAPAVAFAPRALVPKLPARPDLPIVLLDDSRLAAAADDDDDDPRILCTIADMLAADPDPIPHPMMEPVRQDDPATLLYSSGTTGASKGVVATHRNLISMVQIIVSRFNPDESDEPETFLCTIPMFHVYGLVAFSTGLLGAGSTIVVLPKFEMGEMLRAIEAYGVTYLPLVPPILVAMLGVGSGKLRLGRVRRIHSSGAPLSREVIEGFRDKYPGIEILQAYGLTETTALGASTDSPEECRRYGSAGLLAPNTEARVVDPDTGKPLPVNRTGELWIRGPYVMKGYFKNEEATRSTLDSEGWLRTGDLCYIDEDGYLFVVDRLKELIKYKGYQVPPAELEALLLTHPDIVDAAVIPFPDKAAGQVPMAYVVRKDGSQLSENEVMKFVEKQVAPYKKIRKVAFVSNIPKSASGKILRKDLIKLATASKL; this is encoded by the exons ATGGCGTAcccggagaagaagaagggatcGGAATGGGAGGTGGATCCGCGCAGTGGGTTCTGCGCGGCGAACGCGACCTTCTATAGCAAGCGACGGCCCGTGGCGCTCCCCGCGGAGCCCGACCTCGACGTGACCACGTTCCTCACGTCGCGGCGCCACTCGGGGACCACCGCGCTCATCGACGCCGCCACGGGGCGCCGCGTCTCCTTCCCGGAGCTCTGGCGCTCCGTCGCCGCCGTGGCCTCGTCCCTCCGCGCCCCGCCCCTCTCCCTCCGCAAGggcctcgtcgtcctcctcctctcccccaacTCCATCCACTTCCCCGTCGTCGCCCTCGCCGCCATGTCCCTCGGCGCCGTGATCACCACCACCAACCCCGTCAACACCCCCGCCGAGATCGCCAGGCAGGTCGCCGACGCCGCCCCCGCCGTCGCCTTCGCCCCACGCGCCCTCGTCCCCAAGCTCCCCGCGCGCCCCGACCTCCCCATCGTCCTCCTCGACGACtcccgcctcgccgccgccgccgacgacgacgacgacgatccccGGATCCTCTGCACCATCGCCGACATGCTCGCCGCCGATCCCGACCCCATTCCCCACCCGATGATGGAGCCCGTGCGCCAGGACGACCCCGCGACGCTGCTCTACTCCTCGGGGACGACGGGGGCGAGCAAGGGGGTGGTCGCCACCCACCGCAACCTCATCTCCATGGTCCAGATCATCGTCAGCCGGTTCAACCCCGACGAAT CCGACGAACCGGAGACCTTCCTCTGCACGATCCCGATGTTCCACGTCTACGGCCTCGTCGCGTTCTCCACGGGGCTTCTGGGGGCGGGATCCACCATCGTCGTGCTCCCCAAGTTCGAGATGGGGGAGATGCTGCGCGCGATCGAGGCCTACGGGGTGACGTACCTCCCGCTGGTGCCGCCGATCCTGGTGGCGATGCTGGGGGTCGGGAGCGGGAAGCTGCGGCTGGGGCGGGTGCGGAGGATACACTCGTCGGGTGCGCCGCTGAGCAGGGAGGTGATCGAGGGGTTCAGGGACAAGTACCCCGGGATCGAGATTCTGCAGGCGTACGGCCTCACGGAGACCACGGCGCTCGGCGCCTCCACCGACTCGCCCGAGGAATGCCGGAGGTACGGCTCGGCGGGGCTGCTGGCGCCCAACACCGAGGCGCGGGTCGTCGATCCCGACACCGGCAAGCCCCTCCCCGTCAACCGCACCGGCGAGCTCTGGATCCGCGGGCCCTACGTCATGAAAG GGTATTTCAAGAACGAGGAGGCCACGCGCTCGACTTTGGACTCGGAGGGGTGGCTAAGAACAGGAGATCTCTGCTACATAGACGAGGACGGGTACCTCTTCGTGGTGGATCGGCTCAAGGAGCTGATCAAGTACAAAGGCTATCAG GTGCCTCCTGCGGAGTTGGAGGCATTGTTGCTAACTCACCCTGACATTGTCGACGCCGCTGTTATACC GTTCCCAGATAAGGCGGCGGGGCAGGTTCCGATGGCGTATGTGGTGCGGAAGGACGGGAGCCAATTGTCCGAGAATGAGGTGATGAAGTTTGTGGAGAAGCAG GTGGCGCCCTACAAGAAGATTCGAAAAGTGGCCTTTGTATCGAACATTCCGAAGAGCGCATCGGGGAAGATTCTGAGAAAGGATCTCATCAAGCTGGCCACTGCCTCCAAACTCTAA
- the LOC109713815 gene encoding 4-coumarate--CoA ligase-like 4 isoform X3: protein MAYPEKKKGSEWEVDPRSGFCAANATFYSKRRPVALPAEPDLDVTTFLTSRRHSGTTALIDAATGRRVSFPELWRSVAAVASSLRAPPLSLRKGLVVLLLSPNSIHFPVVALAAMSLGAVITTTNPVNTPAEIARQVADAAPAVAFAPRALVPKLPARPDLPIVLLDDSRLAAAADDDDDDPRILCTIADMLAADPDPIPHPMMEPVRQDDPATLLYSSGTTGASKGVVATHRNLISMVQIIVSRRFNPDEPETFLCTIPMFHVYGLVAFSTGLLGAGSTIVVLPKFEMGEMLRAIEAYGVTYLPLVPPILVAMLGVGSGKLRLGRVRRIHSSGAPLSREVIEGFRDKYPGIEILQAYGLTETTALGASTDSPEECRRYGSAGLLAPNTEARVVDPDTGKPLPVNRTGELWIRGPYVMKGYFKNEEATRSTLDSEGWLRTGDLCYIDEDGYLFVVDRLKELIKYKGYQVPPAELEALLLTHPDIVDAAVIP, encoded by the exons ATGGCGTAcccggagaagaagaagggatcGGAATGGGAGGTGGATCCGCGCAGTGGGTTCTGCGCGGCGAACGCGACCTTCTATAGCAAGCGACGGCCCGTGGCGCTCCCCGCGGAGCCCGACCTCGACGTGACCACGTTCCTCACGTCGCGGCGCCACTCGGGGACCACCGCGCTCATCGACGCCGCCACGGGGCGCCGCGTCTCCTTCCCGGAGCTCTGGCGCTCCGTCGCCGCCGTGGCCTCGTCCCTCCGCGCCCCGCCCCTCTCCCTCCGCAAGggcctcgtcgtcctcctcctctcccccaacTCCATCCACTTCCCCGTCGTCGCCCTCGCCGCCATGTCCCTCGGCGCCGTGATCACCACCACCAACCCCGTCAACACCCCCGCCGAGATCGCCAGGCAGGTCGCCGACGCCGCCCCCGCCGTCGCCTTCGCCCCACGCGCCCTCGTCCCCAAGCTCCCCGCGCGCCCCGACCTCCCCATCGTCCTCCTCGACGACtcccgcctcgccgccgccgccgacgacgacgacgacgatccccGGATCCTCTGCACCATCGCCGACATGCTCGCCGCCGATCCCGACCCCATTCCCCACCCGATGATGGAGCCCGTGCGCCAGGACGACCCCGCGACGCTGCTCTACTCCTCGGGGACGACGGGGGCGAGCAAGGGGGTGGTCGCCACCCACCGCAACCTCATCTCCATGGTCCAGATCATCGTCAGCCG CCGGTTCAACCCCGACGAACCGGAGACCTTCCTCTGCACGATCCCGATGTTCCACGTCTACGGCCTCGTCGCGTTCTCCACGGGGCTTCTGGGGGCGGGATCCACCATCGTCGTGCTCCCCAAGTTCGAGATGGGGGAGATGCTGCGCGCGATCGAGGCCTACGGGGTGACGTACCTCCCGCTGGTGCCGCCGATCCTGGTGGCGATGCTGGGGGTCGGGAGCGGGAAGCTGCGGCTGGGGCGGGTGCGGAGGATACACTCGTCGGGTGCGCCGCTGAGCAGGGAGGTGATCGAGGGGTTCAGGGACAAGTACCCCGGGATCGAGATTCTGCAGGCGTACGGCCTCACGGAGACCACGGCGCTCGGCGCCTCCACCGACTCGCCCGAGGAATGCCGGAGGTACGGCTCGGCGGGGCTGCTGGCGCCCAACACCGAGGCGCGGGTCGTCGATCCCGACACCGGCAAGCCCCTCCCCGTCAACCGCACCGGCGAGCTCTGGATCCGCGGGCCCTACGTCATGAAAG GGTATTTCAAGAACGAGGAGGCCACGCGCTCGACTTTGGACTCGGAGGGGTGGCTAAGAACAGGAGATCTCTGCTACATAGACGAGGACGGGTACCTCTTCGTGGTGGATCGGCTCAAGGAGCTGATCAAGTACAAAGGCTATCAG GTGCCTCCTGCGGAGTTGGAGGCATTGTTGCTAACTCACCCTGACATTGTCGACGCCGCTGTTATACCGTAA